From Primulina eburnea isolate SZY01 unplaced genomic scaffold, ASM2296580v1 ctg1038_ERROPOS4800000, whole genome shotgun sequence, the proteins below share one genomic window:
- the LOC140820436 gene encoding rhodanese-like domain-containing protein 4A, chloroplastic codes for MASISKFPSAAASPPLQNPLKSLNPIRKPQISVFNHSSVCNFNPISVHLPRTHPPPPPLPTTKANVPNQQSPRAHLVISSLVNINPHFFLPILAFPFPLSCLASEAAPEQVSNKINLESVVISIDDFFTKYPFFVPSVLFIWLIAIPLTEEYLQKYKFISAINAFRKLQDDPSCQLLDIRDPKSLAYLNSPNLKILNKTVLQVEFRLGDEDGFVKTVSKNFEEPAIATVCVIDNFDGNSIKVAELLVKNGFKEAYAVRGGIRGKKGWQEIQETLLPTSVHIYPKKRSILSNQLETNQGILRQDKNISDLTSIAPSSVKNSSKKIDDKDFGSTSPAMQSKGRSRPSSPYPNYPELKPPSSPTPSRPK; via the exons ATGGCGTCTATCTCCAAATTCCCCTCAGCGGCAGCTTCCCCACCTCTCCAAAATCCATTGAAATCCCTAAATCCAATCCGTAAACCCCAAATTTCAGTTTTCAATCACTCCTCCGTATGCAATTTCAATCCAATTTCTGTTCATTTGCCCCGAACCCATCCCCCTCCCCCTCCCCTTCCCACCACGAAAGCAAATGTCCCAAATCAACAATCTCCGAGAGCACACCTCGTCATTTCAAGTCTGGTTAACATAAATCCCCACTTTTTCCTTCCTATTCTTGCATTCCCTTTCCCACTTTCTTGCCTTGCCTCCGAAGCTGCTCCTGAACAAGTATCGAACAAGATTAACTTGGAATCGGTTGTGATTTCGATTGATGACTTTTTCACCAAGTACCCGTTTTTTGTCCCCTCGGTTTTATTCATTTGGCTTATTGCGATCCCTTTGACTGAGGAGTATTTGCAAAAGTACAAGTTCATATCCGCCATTAATGCGTTTCGGAAGCTGCAGGATGACCCCAGCTGTCAGCTCTTAGATATTAGGGACCCTAAGAGTTTGGCGTACTTGAATTCGCCCAATTTGAAAATCTTGAACAAGACTGTGCTCCAGGTTGAGTTTCGCCTAGGAGATGAAGATGGTTTTGTGAAGACTGTTTCGAAGAATTTTGAGGAGCCTGCAATTGCTACTGTTTGTGTTATAGACAA TTTTGACGGTAACTCAATCAAAGTTGCTGAGTtattggtgaaaaatggttttaaaGAAGCTTACGCTGTAAGGGGAGGCATTAGGGGCAAGAAAGGATGGCAG GAAATACAGGAAACTCTCCTACCTACATCAGTTCACATCTACCCAAAGAAGAGGTCCATACTGTCCAATCAACTCGAAACAAATCAAGGGATACTACGACAGGATAAAAATATCAGCGACTTGACCTCTATTGCACCTTCCAGTGTCAAGAACAGTAGTAAAAAGATCGATGATAAAGATTTTGGTTCCACTAGTCCTGCAATGCAGTCAAAAGGACGTTCACGACCATCATCCCCATACCCGAAT TATCCAGAATTAAAACCTCCATCTTCCCCAACTCCTTCGAGGCCGAAGTAA